A part of Clostridiales bacterium genomic DNA contains:
- a CDS encoding 4Fe-4S binding protein produces MANMFRHILKNFLNKPATRLYPANVREPFERTRGRIIFDNKNCIYCGLCSRRCPADAIKVDRKNATWELNAFRCIICGECVNACPKKCIRMTNERRNAAKFKKVITVKKENEI; encoded by the coding sequence ATGGCAAATATGTTCAGGCATATATTAAAAAATTTTTTAAACAAGCCAGCGACCAGGCTATATCCTGCTAATGTCAGGGAACCCTTTGAAAGGACGAGGGGCCGGATCATATTCGATAATAAAAACTGCATATACTGCGGACTCTGCAGCAGGAGATGCCCAGCCGATGCGATAAAGGTCGACAGGAAAAATGCGACATGGGAGCTTAACGCATTCAGGTGTATAATTTGCGGAGAATGTGTAAATGCTTGTCCAAAAAAGTGCATCAGAATGACGAATGAAAGAAGAAATGCCGCAAAGTTTAAAAAGGTAATTACAGTGAAAAAAGAAAATGAGATTTAA
- a CDS encoding nickel-dependent hydrogenase large subunit: MTKTVIPFGPQHPVLPEPLQLKLVMEDDKIVEALPSIGYVHRGLEKLVELKDFNQTVYIVERVCGICSFMHSMAYVRGIEEIMDVKIPERAEYLRVIWAELARVQSHLLWLGLLADAFGFESLFMEVWKYREKIMDLMEMTTGNRVIISANKVGGMTKDLSDEHLKIIISTIDDLEKKIKRVESVFLDNYTVKQRLVGVGLLSYDDVREYCTVGPVARASGIKMDLRCTGYSAYKYLDFEPAFDTAGDSYARVAVRIKEIYTSFDLIRQAISKLPKGEINVPVRGMPNGEAISRIEQPRGEAVYYLKANGTKFLSRLKIRTPTFANIPVLLKMLPGCKLADVPVLILTIDPCISCTER; this comes from the coding sequence ATGACGAAAACAGTGATACCATTTGGTCCCCAGCATCCTGTTCTTCCAGAACCGCTTCAGTTGAAGCTTGTAATGGAAGATGACAAAATAGTTGAAGCTCTGCCTTCTATCGGATATGTGCACAGAGGGCTTGAAAAATTAGTTGAACTCAAGGATTTCAACCAGACAGTATATATAGTGGAGAGAGTATGCGGAATATGCAGTTTTATGCATTCCATGGCATATGTAAGGGGCATTGAGGAAATAATGGATGTAAAAATACCTGAAAGGGCCGAATACTTGAGGGTGATATGGGCCGAGCTTGCGCGCGTACAGAGCCATCTTTTATGGCTCGGGCTTCTTGCAGATGCCTTTGGCTTTGAAAGCCTGTTCATGGAAGTATGGAAATACAGGGAAAAAATAATGGACCTAATGGAGATGACAACGGGCAACAGGGTCATAATATCTGCAAATAAGGTAGGCGGTATGACAAAAGATTTATCGGATGAACATTTGAAGATCATTATATCTACAATAGATGATTTAGAGAAGAAAATAAAGCGGGTCGAATCGGTTTTTTTGGACAATTATACTGTCAAGCAAAGGCTTGTAGGCGTAGGTTTGCTATCTTACGATGATGTAAGAGAATATTGCACGGTAGGGCCTGTCGCAAGGGCCAGCGGAATAAAAATGGATTTAAGATGCACCGGTTACAGCGCATACAAGTATCTTGACTTTGAACCCGCCTTTGATACGGCAGGCGATTCTTATGCAAGAGTCGCCGTTAGAATCAAGGAGATTTATACGTCATTTGACCTGATAAGGCAGGCAATATCGAAGCTGCCTAAGGGCGAGATAAACGTACCGGTAAGGGGAATGCCAAATGGTGAGGCTATATCAAGAATTGAACAGCCAAGGGGAGAGGCTGTGTATTATCTTAAAGCAAACGGTACAAAATTTTTAAGCAGGCTAAAGATACGAACCCCTACATTTGCAAATATACCCGTGCTTTTGAAAATGCTTCCCGGGTGCAAGCTCGCCGACGTGCCCGTGCTTATATTGACAATAGATCCATGCATAAGCTGTACGGAAAGATAA